One Lytechinus pictus isolate F3 Inbred chromosome 12, Lp3.0, whole genome shotgun sequence genomic region harbors:
- the LOC129273358 gene encoding cGMP-specific 3',5'-cyclic phosphodiesterase-like isoform X3 yields the protein MNPDDYREAIRILESAILSTDLAIYFKKRNDFFKLVEKGEHTWDNEEKKGLLRGMLMTACDVSAIAKPWRVQQKVAELVFSEFFEQGDLEREKLKEEPMAMMDRKKKDELPKMQVGFIDGICMPVYKMFAELWPDLKPLASGTQLNRDNWQALSEGKEPNVWK from the exons ATGAATCCTGACGATTATCGGGAAGCTATTAGGATCTTGGAGAGTGCCATTCTGTCAACCGATTTGGCTATCTACTTCAA GAAGAGGAATGACTTCTTCAAGCTGGTTGAAAAAGGAGAGCACACGTGGGACAATGAGGAAAAGAAGGGACTGCTCAG GGGTATGCTAATGACGGCATGTGATGTGTCTGCTATAGCCAAGCCATGGCGAGTCCAACAGAAAGTTGCCGAGTTGGTCTTCAGTGAATTCTTTGAGCAAGGTGATTTGGAGAGAGAGAAACTCAAAGAAGAACCAATG GCGATGATGGATCGCAAGAAGAAGGATGAACTCCCTAAGATGCAAGTGGGTTTCATTGATGGTATCTGCATGCCTGTCTACAAG ATGTTCGCTGAGCTGTGGCCAGACCTAAAACCGCTCGCATCCGGAACTCAGCTCAACCGTGATAACTGGCAAGCATTGTCTGAAGGAAAAGAGCCAAATG
- the LOC129273358 gene encoding cGMP-specific 3',5'-cyclic phosphodiesterase-like isoform X2 — translation MNPDDYREAIRILESAILSTDLAIYFKKRNDFFKLVEKGEHTWDNEEKKGLLRGMLMTACDVSAIAKPWRVQQKVAELVFSEFFEQGDLEREKLKEEPMAMMDRKKKDELPKMQVGFIDGICMPVYKNFAEFEPALRPLQDGVEQNRQEWKNLADRYEQAKSQDPRDNKVWK, via the exons ATGAATCCTGACGATTATCGGGAAGCTATTAGGATCTTGGAGAGTGCCATTCTGTCAACCGATTTGGCTATCTACTTCAA GAAGAGGAATGACTTCTTCAAGCTGGTTGAAAAAGGAGAGCACACGTGGGACAATGAGGAAAAGAAGGGACTGCTCAG GGGTATGCTAATGACGGCATGTGATGTGTCTGCTATAGCCAAGCCATGGCGAGTCCAACAGAAAGTTGCCGAGTTGGTCTTCAGTGAATTCTTTGAGCAAGGTGATTTGGAGAGAGAGAAACTCAAAGAAGAACCAATG GCGATGATGGATCGCAAGAAGAAGGATGAACTCCCTAAGATGCAAGTGGGTTTCATTGATGGTATCTGCATGCCTGTCTACAAG AACTTTGCTGAATTTGAGCCGGCCCTAAGGCCGCTGCAGGATGGGGTTGAGCAGAATCGCCAGGAATGGAAGAACCTGGCGGACCGCTACGAGCAAGCTAAGTCCCAAGACCCGAGGGATAATAAAG
- the LOC129273358 gene encoding cGMP-specific 3',5'-cyclic phosphodiesterase-like isoform X4: MNPDDYREAIRILESAILSTDLAIYFKKRNDFFKLVEKGEHTWDNEEKKGLLRGMLMTACDVSAIAKPWRVQQKVAELVFSEFFEQGDLEREKLKEEPMAMMDRKKKDELPKMQVGFIDGICMPVYKMFAELWPDLKPLASGTQLNRDNWQALSEGKEPNG, translated from the exons ATGAATCCTGACGATTATCGGGAAGCTATTAGGATCTTGGAGAGTGCCATTCTGTCAACCGATTTGGCTATCTACTTCAA GAAGAGGAATGACTTCTTCAAGCTGGTTGAAAAAGGAGAGCACACGTGGGACAATGAGGAAAAGAAGGGACTGCTCAG GGGTATGCTAATGACGGCATGTGATGTGTCTGCTATAGCCAAGCCATGGCGAGTCCAACAGAAAGTTGCCGAGTTGGTCTTCAGTGAATTCTTTGAGCAAGGTGATTTGGAGAGAGAGAAACTCAAAGAAGAACCAATG GCGATGATGGATCGCAAGAAGAAGGATGAACTCCCTAAGATGCAAGTGGGTTTCATTGATGGTATCTGCATGCCTGTCTACAAG ATGTTCGCTGAGCTGTGGCCAGACCTAAAACCGCTCGCATCCGGAACTCAGCTCAACCGTGATAACTGGCAAGCATTGTCTGAAGGAAAAGAGCCAAATGGTTAG